CTCTTTGCACTTTATTGAGTCAGACATATTCTTTAATATGGATGATCTTTcaatttcttaattttcagTGGGTTATCAAAAAATGTTGatcatattttttctgtgttgaaGTGGACTATGGACTTTTCTGTTGCCAATTCTCATTCAGAATTAGAGGTCAGAGCCCATGGAAAAGTGGAATTTGGTATCAGCTAGGAAAAACCTTATGAGCCTTTTGCTATTTATAAAACTGCTAGAAAGAACaaattgaaatggaaaaatgtatttttcttatttatttattttttgtattttatgatttgATCTGGCaacttattaatttgtttactgtaaattaccTGTATCAAGTTTTCTTTAACCAGTCTCTTTACATCTATAACTATCATCAAAAAAATGGCTTTGCCTGTATGATGTTGTCAGAATTCTTTGAACTCATGTAAGTATAACATTTGAATTATATTTACAAGATGCAGCTTGGGGCGCAGTGATGTACGTTTTGTTAAAAAGAGCATACTTGTTTTCAGTTAAAGTAGCAGGCTTTTAGTGGTGTTGgttttcagtaattttatgaTGAGAAGTGACTGTCACATGCTCTTGTGGGAACAAGATCAGTATTGTATTCATTTATGCAAGGCTGCATGATTCTCAAAGGAATAGGTTCTATTTAGATGCTAAGTTTACCctcatttaatatttcaacatcCATCTTGAGGCAGCACCCTCCTAAAgccttaaaatatttatcttttgttgcAGCAACAGCATTTCACAAACATGTAGACATTTCCAATGTTTAATTTGATTCTAAAATCACCAGTTCTACCCTAATTTGCATCCCTTAGATTTTTAGCCAAAgttaatgaatttttaaaaatgtatttatttatacttcaAAAGTGTTGATTAGAGTGTCTGGGAATGTTTGAATAATCTTTGTTTTCCTGGGTTATGAATATAATGTGACCAATTTCAGTCTATTTCAAAATAATATCCAGAACAATTTTTGTTATGATGTTTATCTTCTGTAGTATTAATAGTTGATCACTTATTGTTGTGCCCTGTAAAAGTTAGAAATGTGGTTCAACACAATTAATCATTATGAAAAATAACCTcatcctccttttctttcttacagtcagtttctgtttgttgtcaCATTCACTACATTCCTTGTCAACTGTGTGGAGTATGATGTCCTCTTTGCTAATCGAGCAGTGAACCACACCGGGCAAGGCCAGAACccttttgaaagaaacaaagtgacACTTCCGGATGCCATTATACCAAGCCAGCAATGCACACAGAGGTACAGATAAACAAACGCCAAAGAAATCACAATAAGGGGATAGACatttcgttttgtttttcttgcagagataaaatgactttaatttgTCACATTCACATTAAGGCATATCTCCTGTGGCTGTTCTCTCATTTCGCCCAGTCTGATGAGATGCTTTGTTCTTGAGCTGAGTGCAGGATTAGAGGCCGGCCTTTAGAGAGATTCCATTTGTCAGACTTTTCGCAGCTGCCCAGTCTAATATAGTTCCAATTAAGCAGCGTGACTTTATTTCTTAGGGGGCTGAACTAGATGTGGCTGTAGACTGCAAGATATGGTCAGTTTCCCAGGATAAGAATATTGAGCAGGCAGCTATTTTGCTGGTCTCTTCATTTATTGAAGAGGACTTGGTGTAGATTTTTATCTGTAAGGCTTGGCAGTGAAGGTTCCATAAGATATACTGCAGAGATTTGAGaggttatttttataaaataaatttggctCGTAAATGGTCTATACTTTAGACCATACTTACGGTAATAAAGTACTCTGGACTTTATCAAGTATAGAATACCCCAAAgcacttcacactacattcagtcaccCACCAATTCATGCACATATCCACGCGCACATAATATTGGTACTAATATTGCTATCATttgcagtgttgtttttttaaaatgatattttcctGTGCCATGTTATGCTTAAACATGGCACAGATTTGTTGatgttaaaatcagttttactcAGAGTGAGCCAATGCTTTTCACAATATTCCAGTTTCTCACTGGAGTGGACTCCATTCCCACatttgttgttcattttaagGTTGGCAGCTTCAAGTTGGAACATTCTTATAAGTCATGGTTTCTTCTAGGAAGATGTTGCTGTAAACTGTTCAGACTGGCTTGAGAGAGTCAGCCAGTGTAACTGATACCTTTGGTGGGAGCTGCAACTGGCTGACTTAGATACTGACAAGCTGACTACCACATGACACATTGCTACCTTTCCTTTAAAAGAGCACCCCACCACCAGCACTCCTGGAACCTGTGCTGCCACATTTTTTCCATGCAGCTTTAACTTAgccttctttcttcttcatggCTTATGGGACACTCGTCATCTGTTTGAGCTTCAGTCTAAATCCACCTCAAACATTGTTTATGTCAAAGTCAGTGACGTTGAACTGCACAGTATGCTAATTTAGGAACAGCTTGTCCCACAGTTCAGAGTGTCTCTGTCTACTTCATAACTCCTATCTAATTTCATATTTGAAGAGCTTTAACAGACGTGTACTGAGGACATTATTATGGTTCATCTCTCCATTAAAGTGTCCGACATTATATGGCATGAAAAAGTTTTGACAGTATTACTAATGtgatctgtttgtttatttattttttcttaaagaaggCACAAAATACTCCTAATATGATGGCCTACAGCAACCATTTCAAATTATCAAAGTGTCCCAGAAATTACAGaacaatttcaaacaaaaatgtgtaatctaattttatttaatctaaaacagaAGAGTAACAGTTAGAGTATTTTGTATTGTAACCTGCTCCTAGGTTAAATAGCATAACAATTATTCCAGTTATGATCATATTTTCTAAACCATTTAgttattgttttgatttcaacacACAATGAAAACTAACTAGTTTTGAAGTGCATAATGCACAGAAAGCTACaccttttttaatttctgtctgGTTAATTAGTCAAAATAACTGCTTTACAGTTGGGTGCTTAAAAGAGATGCTTACCTTAATAGGAGTGAGAGGTAAtcatagttttgttttcataagatgactttctgtgtgttttgtagttgaaaCTATTTTTGTCAGCTACATTTATGTAggaaactgtatttattttttttcagtcagctTACCAACAGTGCACAGCAATATTTGAGGGCGGGATGGCACTGTGCTATTATATGCTCCATATAACCATAGAAATCTCCAGTTGCTCCATCATTTTATCTGgcatctgaataaaataaacttagGGGATGGTAAGATGGAAAATGTTAGCAGTTTAGAAAGTGTAACTTTTTAACACCGTAAAAAGTAACTTGCACTACCTAAGAGTATCCACAAGCTTTCTCAGTTTTGGATATTTTAGGTAAGACAAGTGACATCCATTGAACAGGGTCAAGATTTTGTGCCTATAGTTTCTCCCTGTTGATATTTGTCACTCTGCACAAAGTCTTCAGCACAGGTTTAACTTTAGATCTGTGGAACTGTCACCTGATGTAGAGTGAAGCATTACATGAGGTCAGCAACAGGTACACAAAGGCAATCAAAACAGCCTTGGTAGAACCCTGAAACATGTCACCCCTTCTGTGATTATGCAAAGCCTTTGCCCTGTCATGACTGGTTGAAACGTTGCTTAAACGTGTAATTGTAGAAGAGTAGCAGAGGTTGCCAGAGGAAGGAAGCAAGATTCAACAGTAAAATTGCAACTGcataatatttgtctttttaaagccAGTGTAAGACAAAATGACTTGCAATTGTGTAAAAataagagttgtttttttttaacatggacCAAATAGTTCAGATTGGAATCAGCCAATTTTGCGATGATCAGCTCTGATCTGTGATGTATGGGTCAGATACACACCCTGTATTGGTGTGTTGCCAATACAGGGTGAAGGCAACACCAACCTGGAGTTTAACACATAAGCCTCTGTGTTAAACACTTCTTTTGCCATTTTAGTacttttgtttgcagtttgttttttttttgtttttttacagataacttctcttttttttttacacgtccctacatttacattttaatgtaaaaacagatttctgatgtaaaaatgtgaagcCTGGGAGTCAGaaagggatttttcttttcttttaggatGCAAGACAACAGCTGGATCATATTCCTTCTGATAATGGCTGCCACCTTCTGGATCTACCGACTTATTAAAGTCTTCTGCAACATTTTGAGCTACTGGGAGATCAGGCAGTTTTACATCAAAGCACTGAAGATTAAAATGGTATATGCTCCTCCTGATGAGCTAAATTAAGATTTGCTATAGCagcaatttgttgtttttctcatcagttttttttgttgtttttttttcccccccttccttCTTCTTATCAGGATGAACTATGCAACTTTACGTGGCAGGAAGTCCAGGATCGGCTCATCAGTTTGCAGAGGGAACAGCAAATGTGCATTCACAAGAAAGAGCTGACAGAACTTGACATTTATCACCGCATCCTGCGTTTCAAGAACTACATGGTGGCCATGATAAACAAATCGCTGCTGCCAGTTCATCTgcagctccccctgctgggAAATGTGGTCTTCTTAACCCAAGGCCTCAAGTACAACTTTGAGCTCATCCTTTTCTGGGGTCCAGGCTCTCTGTTTCAGAACAAATGGAACCTGCACCCTAAGTACAAGCGCAGTGGAAATCGCCTCGAGCTGGCTCAAAAGCTGAGCAGAGTGATCCTGCTGATAGGCTTGGCCAATTTGCTGCTGTGTCCTTTCATCCTGGTGTGGCAAGTGCTTTACGCTTTCTTCAGTTATACCGAAGTGATCCGCAGGGAACCTGGAAGTTTGGGCGCACGCCGCTGGTCCCTCTACGGCCGTTTATACCTGCGGCACTTCAACGAGCTGAACCATGAGCTGCATGGACGATTGGGTCGTGGCTACAAACCTACTTCAAAATACATGAACTCCTTCACGTCGCCACTCCTGGCTGTTCTCGCCAAGAATGTTGCTTTTTTCTCAGGGTCGGTGCTGGCTGTTCTCATTGCACTGACTGTCTATGATGAGGACGTTCTTACAGTGCAGCACATTCTGACCGCCATCACTGTGCTAGGTGTAGTTATCACTATAACCAGGTAAGTTGTTGCCATTTCTTTTTAGTTATGGATGTAAACTCTGCAGAATCTCTGCCAGACATAGAACTTGGTAAGAGAGATTCAAAATCACTTGGTATTTATATCATTTATACAGAATAGAAGATgtaattacatattttgtataaCATACTTAAATGCACATAATGCTCTTATGGACTATGGATGCCACCAATCAGATGTCTACTGTAATTAGTCATAAAAATTTGGTAATTTAGATATAAAACTAATACATTGACTTGCAgaaatattctttctttttaaaccttttatattttctcatgttacaaccacaaaccagGTTACTTTTTTGGGATTTCAAATGACATATGGACATTATGAAGTGAAAAGCACCTTCACtgttatgaataaaaatctgagaagggTAGCTTTAATTTCAATTGACTATAATAACACCAAATAAAATCTAGTCTGGTAGAGTCCACCGTTGTGTAATTTACttgaataaagaaacaaatgacaACATTAAGTAAAAGAAACATACAAGATAGCTCAGAGATAGAGTTGTAGAATGTACAGCAGAATATCAACAGCTCACTAAGTTCTGTTCTGTGCTGTGGGACTGAAGGGTAACGCCACACTCCATGCCCACGATGAAAAGACGCTGGTGGGAGCATCATAGTGTGAGGATGCTTTTCTGTCTAGAAGAGAGGCTCAGCTTCCAGAAGGAAAATGCAGCCAGAACAACAATGGATGGGTTTATATCAAAGAGTAATAATCTCTTAGAAGCATCTAGAACTAAATCTAGTTAGGAGAATTGAGAATTGCTGTTCATAGATGTATTCCATTCAATCTGATTGAGCTTGAACTTTTTTGCCAGAAATggttagttttattattattattattttgtggatGTTCATATCTTGTAAAGTTATAGTTATTGATTTAATCACAGTGAAAGATGGTTCTCCAAGGGAATGACTTAAGGGCACAATAACAATGCACACCACAATTTTTAGACGTTCATTTTagaaaagtaaagaagaaaaccatgtcccatttttctcccttttcacAATACTGCTCTACTTTCTCTTGGTCTATTAAACAAAATCTCAGTGTGATACACTGAAGATTTTGTTTATAacgtaaaaatataaatacatgcGTAAAAAAATCGTTTTTTAGATCaactattttatcatttttgtgcCTGTTTTCCACAAGGTCTTTCATCCCAGATGAACATATGGTTTGGTGTCCGGAGCAGCTTCTGCAGTGCGTGTTGGCTCATATCCACTACATGCCAGATCACTGGAGGGGCAACGCAAACAAGAGCGAGACCCGTGACGAGGTGGCACAGCTGTTCCAATACAAAGCGGTGGGGAGAACAGCATAGGAAAACATTATCTTCTAAATGCTTCTCATTGCCTACAATTTATAATTGGATTATTCAGTCTGAAATGATGCCATGATGAGTTTTTGGGGGATAATtaatttgtctctgtgtttacCTTAGGTGTTCATTTTGGAGGAACTTCTAAGCCCCATTGTTACTCCCTTCATTCTCATATTCCTTCTGAGAAACAAATCTCTAGAAATTATCGACTTCTTTAGGAACTTCACTGTGGAAGTGGTTGGAGTTGGGGATATCTGCTCCTTTGCTCAGATGGATATTAGGCGGCATGGAAACCCGACAGTAAGACTTATTAAACTTACATGGCAGGACTGAGGCCAATATATTCAGGAGAACAACAATGATgcctttgctttatttgttcaCGCTTCTATTTTTGCAGTGGATGTCAGATGGCCAGACAGAGGCGTCTGTATATCAACAGGCTGAGAACGGCAAGACTGAGTTGTCCCTCATGCATTTCACCTTAAAGAACCCCCGCTGGCAGCCGCCTCAGGAGAGCTCGCTGTTCATCAGCCACTTAAAGGAGAAGGTGCAGCATGACGCACAGGGTGGGCCTTCAACACAGTTGTTTCTCTCAGAGGCCCCTCTGTGCACCTCGCTGCACTCCAACGAGTCTGGCACCGGGGTAAGAAGCCTGATCTTGATGTCATTTACGTAACATCCAAAAAATAATCGATTGTTCTTAAAACTTGTTCATGTATGTGGCTGCTTCCAGCCTGAAAGCCTTGTAGCCAGCGTCCTGGCCCACCCCATCCTCACTGCATCCGGACTACAAGGGCGAGACCATCGTTTGGTCCCACCCAGCTCTGCTGCATCTGCCGCAGCCAGTGTCCTGGCCTCTTTGTCCACCTCTCATCATGCACATCCAAGCCGAAGCCGTCCCCATGTCCTTTTGCCCTCCTCTGTTTACCCTGAGACCACCATGTACCGTAGCGACCGCACCGTCATTAACAGGTACTTTTAAGACCTGACATCTTATGTTGCAGAGAAGCACAAATTCAACATCAGTTCTGCTCCTCTTTTACAGCATGTCTAATAGCGACTCTCACATCCGGAGCAATGCGCTGCACTCAGAGTTTGCATCAGCAGAGATGAGCCTTCATGCCATTTATATGCATGAGGTAATTTTCTGATCACAAATTTTACTCTGTTGTAGGTTCAAACGTAAACCTCTGGTTGGtttataaataatgaaaatcagTCCCTCAAGGAGCCCAGCTTTTAGTTATGAGATTTAAATGTTGATccattgcttgttttttatttttttttattgtactctTAACAAGTGTTTGTCTGTGTAGCTCCATCAGCAGACCTCCCATCCACAGAGGACCTCAGGACACTGGCAGAGTCCAGTGCCAATGAGAGAtcttcacacaaacacaggtgATTTGCTGTTTTGGAGGAATCAGCTGGTGACCAATATTAGCAGATTTTTCAGCTAATATTGACTGGTGGCTGGACggtcagaaactcaaaaatctgatttgctTCTGATTAGTGAACACACGATACCTGAGTAATACCAGGTTGCAGTAATAACAACACTTTTCATTGTTGAAACAGTTACAGAGGCAGGAAAGCTTTAAGCTTTTACTTAAAAGAGGGGGCATCACATGGCTTAGAGGTATAGCAGGCACACTATTTACAGAAACTACATTTCTCAAAGTATATGTCCCTGGTTTGTTTCCCTGGGTTTAAAATATactcatacatttttaaacttaagCTCACAAATGTGCACAGACACTCAGATCAGTAGATAACTTGTGGTTAAATGTCTTGTCTAGGGACAAATCAACATGGGAAGATGGAATCAAACACATGACTTCACAAGTAGATAGCCCAACAGGGATTTAATCTAATTATCCAGCGCTAATTATCACAGCTAGTCATTTAAATTCAGTGGAGCTCTTTGAAGAGAGACATTATTGCTTTAACGTCATTTGCAAACAATAGccagtgttttattattattattattattattatta
This is a stretch of genomic DNA from Gambusia affinis linkage group LG12, SWU_Gaff_1.0, whole genome shotgun sequence. It encodes these proteins:
- the atg9b gene encoding autophagy-related protein 9B; the protein is MTNFEAYQEYQRIEDYEEDSPPGEEDLLVHVPESLKDSWHHIKNLDNFFTRIYNYHQKNGFACMMLSEFFELIQFLFVVTFTTFLVNCVEYDVLFANRAVNHTGQGQNPFERNKVTLPDAIIPSQQCTQRMQDNSWIIFLLIMAATFWIYRLIKVFCNILSYWEIRQFYIKALKIKMDELCNFTWQEVQDRLISLQREQQMCIHKKELTELDIYHRILRFKNYMVAMINKSLLPVHLQLPLLGNVVFLTQGLKYNFELILFWGPGSLFQNKWNLHPKYKRSGNRLELAQKLSRVILLIGLANLLLCPFILVWQVLYAFFSYTEVIRREPGSLGARRWSLYGRLYLRHFNELNHELHGRLGRGYKPTSKYMNSFTSPLLAVLAKNVAFFSGSVLAVLIALTVYDEDVLTVQHILTAITVLGVVITITRSFIPDEHMVWCPEQLLQCVLAHIHYMPDHWRGNANKSETRDEVAQLFQYKAVFILEELLSPIVTPFILIFLLRNKSLEIIDFFRNFTVEVVGVGDICSFAQMDIRRHGNPTWMSDGQTEASVYQQAENGKTELSLMHFTLKNPRWQPPQESSLFISHLKEKVQHDAQGGPSTQLFLSEAPLCTSLHSNESGTGPESLVASVLAHPILTASGLQGRDHRLVPPSSAASAAASVLASLSTSHHAHPSRSRPHVLLPSSVYPETTMYRSDRTVINSMSNSDSHIRSNALHSEFASAEMSLHAIYMHELHQQTSHPQRTSGHWQSPVPMRDLHTNTGIHAHSSHSSNISMPAPAQLGGWKEEEEEDEDNQEINSGSSPTKATPHSL